A region from the Sandaracinus amylolyticus genome encodes:
- a CDS encoding OPT family oligopeptide transporter, with the protein MTNAKAAEAELTWRAVLTGAVLGGVLSLCNIYSGLRIGWGFNMSITAALLGWGFWRVVGGATRAPAFTKLENNLNQTGASAGASISSAGLVSAIPAMTMLTGRELSYPELACWLFVIGMVGVTVGIALRRQMIEVDKLPFANGIASAETLDKMYAAGADAARKVRALVGAGALAALTKTVLHFAHVASVAVPGSLAVGARRASMMNLTVAIDPSPLMIAVGALGSVRTGITMLCGGLFSWLVLGPWVIANGWAQAGADDPTQSWFGPMVRWLLWPGVSMMVTSSLTTVALSWRSIVRTFTGGSVDASEDGATRVMVDEVPRRAYLALVAVVAVLAVIGQIVLFDIAWWAALAGVMLSFVLAAVAGRVSGETTLTPVGAMGKVTQAAFAVLQPGSVTANLMAANVTGGAAAQCAELLHDLKTGVLIGASPRRQAIAQTVGVLGGAIAGSAAYLVLVPDPARQLLTDEWPAPAVATWRAVAELFAQGISSMPTGALEAMAIGGVMGIVLAVLERALPKKYASFVPSPASLGLSFTIQAWTSFSLFFGSMLGWALRRWAPEWSERYLTVVASGVIAGESLAGVAIAIHAILGG; encoded by the coding sequence ATGACGAACGCGAAGGCCGCCGAGGCCGAGCTCACGTGGCGCGCGGTGCTCACCGGTGCGGTGCTCGGCGGGGTGCTCTCGCTCTGCAACATCTACAGCGGGCTGCGCATCGGCTGGGGCTTCAACATGTCGATCACCGCGGCCCTGCTCGGCTGGGGCTTCTGGCGCGTGGTCGGCGGCGCGACGCGCGCACCGGCGTTCACGAAGCTCGAGAACAACCTCAACCAGACGGGCGCGAGCGCGGGCGCGTCGATCTCGTCCGCGGGCCTCGTCTCCGCGATCCCCGCGATGACGATGCTCACCGGGCGCGAGCTCTCGTACCCGGAGCTCGCGTGCTGGCTCTTCGTGATCGGCATGGTCGGCGTGACCGTCGGCATCGCGCTGCGACGTCAGATGATCGAGGTCGACAAGCTGCCCTTCGCAAACGGGATCGCGTCCGCGGAGACGCTCGACAAGATGTACGCAGCGGGCGCGGACGCGGCGCGCAAGGTGCGCGCGCTCGTGGGCGCGGGCGCGCTCGCGGCGCTCACCAAGACGGTGCTGCACTTCGCGCACGTCGCGAGCGTCGCGGTGCCGGGCTCGCTCGCGGTCGGCGCGCGTCGCGCGAGCATGATGAACCTGACGGTCGCGATCGATCCGTCGCCGCTGATGATCGCGGTCGGCGCGCTCGGCAGCGTGCGCACCGGGATCACGATGCTCTGCGGCGGGCTCTTCTCGTGGCTCGTGCTCGGCCCCTGGGTGATCGCGAACGGATGGGCCCAGGCGGGCGCCGACGATCCGACGCAGTCGTGGTTCGGCCCGATGGTGCGCTGGCTGCTGTGGCCCGGCGTGTCGATGATGGTCACGTCGTCGCTCACGACCGTCGCGCTCTCGTGGCGATCGATCGTGCGCACGTTCACCGGCGGCAGCGTCGACGCGAGCGAGGACGGCGCGACGCGCGTCATGGTCGACGAGGTCCCGCGCCGCGCGTACCTCGCGCTCGTCGCGGTCGTCGCGGTGCTCGCGGTGATCGGACAGATCGTGCTGTTCGACATCGCGTGGTGGGCCGCGCTCGCCGGTGTGATGCTCTCGTTCGTGCTCGCGGCGGTCGCGGGGCGCGTGTCGGGCGAGACGACGCTCACGCCGGTCGGCGCGATGGGCAAGGTCACGCAGGCGGCGTTCGCGGTGCTGCAGCCGGGCAGCGTGACCGCGAACCTGATGGCCGCGAACGTCACCGGCGGCGCGGCGGCGCAGTGCGCGGAGCTGCTGCACGATCTGAAGACCGGCGTGCTGATCGGCGCGTCCCCGCGACGTCAGGCGATCGCGCAGACCGTCGGCGTGCTCGGCGGTGCGATCGCGGGCAGCGCCGCGTACCTCGTGCTGGTGCCCGATCCCGCGCGCCAGCTGCTCACCGACGAGTGGCCCGCGCCCGCCGTCGCGACGTGGCGCGCGGTCGCCGAGCTCTTCGCGCAGGGGATCTCGTCGATGCCGACCGGCGCGCTCGAGGCGATGGCGATCGGAGGCGTGATGGGCATCGTGCTCGCGGTGCTCGAGCGCGCGCTGCCGAAGAAGTACGCGTCCTTCGTGCCGAGCCCGGCGAGCCTCGGGCTCTCGTTCACGATCCAGGCGTGGACCTCGTTCTCGCTCTTCTTCGGATCGATGCTCGGATGGGCGCTGCGTCGCTGGGCGCCCGAGTGGTCGGAGCGTTATCTGACGGTCGTCGCGTCGGGTGTGATCGCGGGCGAGAGCCTCGCCGGCGTGGCCATCGCCATCCACGCGATCCTCGGCGGATGA
- a CDS encoding serine/threonine-protein kinase, producing MTRSDARGSEGLATAGALDGESEAAVRAEERALDVTRLREVLAASAILWPIVALVYLPIALGESASLASFVAPQLAGWMGIVVALRIAQRATFDDRAQRAVLATGVVVPAIASGLVSIAHGGITSPFAHGVLCVLTAFAIALPLPARRSWPWLVATTLAWPITLLVASRFAGSLAAQWDDPRLAADFQESAIAQLVGALLAGSGMHVQWHIRREVLVARERRRYRLEEKLGEGGMGTVFRAFHPGLGRAVALKILRDRADESLRARFVREVRATAVLEHPSTVRVLDCGTTDDGHLYYTMELLEGGTIAELVRREGPLSPERATYLVLQAARALAEAHARGLVHRDVKPENLFVTSQGGEHDVVKVLDFGIAKSLAADGALTADGALVGTPRFMSLEQALGEPVDARADVYALGAVLYFAIAGAAPVEEPTIFAIVAAHAAGTILPLSSRRADVPIALEALVTRCLDGDRAARFADAGELARALAETGLASRHRPRPITARPRSHPPSDDVPTRIADAG from the coding sequence ATGACCCGGAGCGACGCGCGCGGCTCGGAAGGGCTCGCGACCGCGGGCGCGCTCGACGGCGAGAGCGAGGCCGCGGTGCGCGCGGAAGAGCGCGCGCTCGACGTGACCCGCCTGCGCGAGGTGCTCGCGGCGTCGGCGATCCTCTGGCCGATCGTCGCGCTCGTCTACCTCCCGATCGCGCTGGGCGAGAGCGCGTCGCTCGCGAGCTTCGTGGCGCCGCAGCTCGCCGGGTGGATGGGGATCGTCGTCGCGCTCCGCATCGCGCAGCGCGCCACGTTCGACGATCGCGCGCAGCGCGCGGTGCTCGCGACCGGCGTGGTCGTGCCGGCGATCGCGAGCGGTCTCGTGAGCATCGCGCACGGCGGGATCACGAGCCCGTTCGCGCACGGCGTGCTGTGCGTGCTCACCGCGTTCGCGATCGCGCTGCCGCTGCCGGCGCGTCGGTCGTGGCCGTGGCTCGTCGCGACGACGCTCGCGTGGCCGATCACGCTGCTCGTGGCCTCGCGCTTCGCGGGCTCGCTCGCGGCGCAATGGGACGACCCGCGCCTCGCCGCCGACTTCCAGGAGAGCGCGATCGCGCAGCTCGTCGGCGCGCTGCTCGCGGGCTCGGGGATGCACGTGCAGTGGCACATCCGCCGCGAGGTGCTCGTCGCGCGCGAGCGACGTCGCTATCGCCTCGAGGAGAAGCTCGGCGAGGGCGGGATGGGCACCGTGTTCCGCGCGTTCCATCCCGGGCTCGGGCGGGCGGTGGCGCTCAAGATCCTGCGTGACCGCGCGGACGAGTCGCTGCGCGCGCGCTTCGTGCGCGAGGTGCGCGCGACGGCGGTGCTCGAGCACCCGAGCACGGTGCGCGTGCTCGACTGCGGCACGACCGACGACGGGCACCTCTACTACACGATGGAGCTGCTCGAGGGCGGCACGATCGCGGAGCTGGTGCGGCGCGAGGGGCCGCTCTCGCCCGAGCGCGCGACGTACCTCGTGCTGCAGGCGGCGCGTGCGCTCGCCGAGGCGCACGCGCGCGGGCTCGTGCACCGCGACGTGAAGCCCGAGAACCTCTTCGTCACGTCGCAGGGCGGCGAGCACGACGTCGTGAAGGTGCTCGACTTCGGCATCGCGAAGAGCCTCGCCGCCGACGGCGCGCTCACGGCGGACGGAGCGCTCGTCGGCACGCCGCGCTTCATGTCGCTCGAGCAGGCGCTCGGCGAGCCCGTCGATGCGCGCGCCGACGTCTACGCGCTCGGCGCGGTGCTCTACTTCGCGATCGCGGGCGCCGCGCCGGTCGAAGAGCCGACGATCTTCGCGATCGTCGCGGCCCACGCGGCAGGGACGATCCTGCCGCTCTCGTCGCGCCGCGCCGACGTGCCGATCGCGCTCGAGGCCCTCGTCACGCGCTGCCTCGACGGCGATCGCGCGGCGCGCTTCGCCGACGCGGGCGAGCTCGCGCGGGCGCTCGCCGAGACCGGGCTCGCGTCGCGCCATCGTCCGCGACCGATCACCGCGCGACCGCGCAGCCATCCGCCGAGCGACGACGTGCCCACGAGGATCGCCGATGCGGGCTGA
- a CDS encoding alpha/beta fold hydrolase codes for MTTKHARVNGLEMRYEDRGEGPPLLLLHGFTGAAVDWGHALELDALAARWRVIVPDLRGHGGTRNDVWPLTHRRCAEDLLALLDAIGVGTFRAIGLSFGGNVMLHAATMQPERVEAMVIVSATPRFPDQARPILRAFATAPRSEEEWRVMRERHEHDDDRIRALWRTPADFAESHDDLCFTREALARIAARTLIVQGDRDPLYPVSLSVEMLEAIPRAALWIRPEAGHGAIFGEDRPEFEARALAFLAR; via the coding sequence ATGACCACGAAGCACGCACGCGTGAACGGGCTCGAGATGCGCTACGAGGATCGCGGCGAGGGCCCGCCGCTGCTCCTGCTGCACGGCTTCACCGGCGCAGCCGTCGACTGGGGGCACGCGCTCGAGCTCGACGCGCTCGCGGCACGATGGCGGGTGATCGTGCCCGACCTGCGCGGCCACGGCGGCACGCGCAACGACGTGTGGCCGCTGACGCATCGCCGCTGCGCGGAGGATCTGCTCGCGCTGCTCGACGCGATCGGCGTGGGCACGTTCCGCGCGATCGGCCTCAGCTTCGGCGGCAACGTGATGCTGCACGCCGCGACGATGCAGCCCGAGCGCGTCGAGGCGATGGTGATCGTCAGCGCGACGCCGCGCTTCCCCGACCAGGCGCGGCCGATCCTGCGCGCGTTCGCGACGGCGCCACGCAGCGAGGAGGAGTGGCGCGTGATGCGCGAGCGCCACGAGCACGACGACGATCGCATCCGCGCGCTCTGGCGGACGCCCGCGGACTTCGCGGAGAGCCACGACGATCTTTGCTTCACGCGCGAGGCGCTCGCGCGCATCGCGGCGCGGACGCTGATCGTACAGGGCGATCGCGACCCGCTCTATCCGGTGTCGCTCTCGGTCGAGATGCTCGAGGCGATCCCGCGCGCCGCGCTCTGGATCCGACCCGAGGCCGGGCACGGGGCGATCTTCGGCGAGGATCGCCCCGAATTCGAAGCGCGCGCGCTCGCGTTCCTGGCGCGGTGA
- a CDS encoding serine/threonine-protein kinase, which translates to MRAETLGPVQTSDAIAPDARAHDANVARLQRVLGLGLLLWNVVGIPNDVVVTETFGLSYTEFTIARVLATSIQLAGYVGFFLRPTPAQLRVYESLLFVGTSVGLAALNHGPGGPTPIFLSCTLLAQGITVPRPWRAGLVSLGATWLAYPIAFVVTEVLTHRNAAYYDDPGAWVPLALSLGFAALSGAFLVYGGESLWALRRRALEAQRVGRYRLRERLGGGGMGEVWLAQHPGLGRPVALKLARGDAGARLANEIDILASLSHPGTVRLVDRGRTEDGRLYCAMEHVAGSTLAEVVEREGPMSIARVLYVGRQIARALAEAHAAGIVHRDVKPENVMLSSSPADPDRVKLIDFGLALRIGAGSEPRIESTRAARIAGSPRYMAPEQRQGASLDARADVFALGAVLFHALTGRSPLDVDGAVSMRALMDDPTLVRALPDVPDDARAVLARCLAIEPTDRLPDASAVAEALAACRDESRV; encoded by the coding sequence ATGCGGGCTGAGACGCTCGGTCCGGTGCAGACGAGCGACGCGATCGCGCCCGACGCGCGCGCGCACGACGCGAACGTCGCGCGCCTGCAGCGCGTGCTCGGCCTCGGGCTCCTCTTGTGGAACGTCGTGGGCATCCCCAACGACGTCGTCGTCACCGAGACGTTCGGGCTCTCGTACACCGAGTTCACGATCGCGCGCGTGCTCGCGACGTCGATCCAGCTCGCCGGCTACGTCGGGTTCTTCCTGCGCCCGACGCCGGCGCAGCTCCGCGTCTACGAGTCGCTGCTCTTCGTCGGTACGTCGGTGGGGCTCGCCGCGCTGAACCACGGACCGGGCGGGCCCACGCCGATCTTCCTCTCGTGCACGCTGCTCGCGCAGGGCATCACGGTGCCGCGCCCGTGGCGCGCGGGGCTCGTCTCGCTCGGCGCGACCTGGCTCGCGTACCCGATCGCGTTCGTGGTCACCGAGGTGCTGACGCACCGCAACGCCGCGTACTACGACGATCCCGGCGCGTGGGTGCCGCTCGCGCTCTCGCTCGGGTTCGCGGCGCTGAGCGGCGCGTTCCTGGTGTACGGCGGCGAGTCGTTGTGGGCGCTGCGGCGCCGCGCGCTCGAGGCGCAGCGCGTGGGACGTTATCGACTGCGTGAGCGCCTCGGCGGGGGCGGCATGGGCGAGGTGTGGCTCGCGCAGCACCCCGGGCTCGGCCGGCCCGTCGCGCTCAAGCTCGCGCGCGGGGATGCGGGCGCGCGCCTCGCGAACGAGATCGACATCCTCGCGTCGCTCTCGCACCCCGGCACGGTGCGGCTCGTCGACCGCGGGCGCACCGAGGACGGTCGCCTCTACTGCGCGATGGAGCACGTCGCGGGCAGCACGCTCGCCGAGGTGGTCGAGCGCGAAGGACCCATGTCGATCGCGCGCGTGCTGTACGTCGGACGACAGATCGCGCGCGCGCTCGCCGAGGCCCACGCCGCGGGCATCGTGCACCGCGACGTGAAGCCCGAGAACGTGATGCTCAGCTCGTCGCCCGCCGATCCCGATCGCGTGAAGCTGATCGACTTCGGGCTCGCGCTGCGCATCGGCGCGGGGTCCGAGCCGCGCATCGAGAGCACGCGCGCGGCGCGCATCGCCGGGTCTCCGCGCTACATGGCGCCCGAGCAGCGCCAGGGTGCGAGCCTCGACGCGCGCGCCGACGTGTTCGCGCTCGGCGCGGTGCTGTTCCACGCGCTCACCGGTCGCTCACCGCTCGACGTGGACGGCGCGGTCTCGATGCGCGCGCTGATGGACGACCCGACGCTCGTGCGCGCGCTTCCCGACGTGCCCGACGACGCGCGTGCGGTGCTCGCGCGCTGCCTCGCGATCGAGCCCACCGATCGCCTGCCCGACGCGAGCGCGGTCGCGGAGGCGCTCGCGGCGTGTCGCGACGAATCGCGCGTCTGA
- a CDS encoding lysoplasmalogenase: MRSRVLAIVAFVGGALFVAGVVIDSHALRMLTKPLPVIAIALWIVRAAPPSAYRRAIVLGLGASLAGDVLLELASGIPALAGSLFVAGLLAFLVAHVLYVRAYTSDTRALHPARALPAYAYGALMLAALWPGLGGMVAPVVLYTLVICTMLWRAAARLGHVDAASARLALSGAIVFALSDSMIALGRFGTHLLSESVRTGWPLRLAIITTYWLGQWAIAASARR, encoded by the coding sequence GTGCGCTCTCGCGTCCTCGCCATCGTCGCGTTCGTCGGCGGCGCGCTCTTCGTCGCCGGCGTCGTGATCGACTCGCACGCGCTGCGCATGCTCACGAAGCCGCTGCCGGTGATCGCGATCGCGCTGTGGATCGTGCGCGCCGCGCCGCCTTCTGCGTACCGGCGCGCGATCGTGCTCGGGCTCGGCGCGTCGCTCGCGGGCGACGTGCTCCTCGAGCTCGCCTCGGGCATTCCCGCGCTCGCAGGCTCGCTCTTCGTCGCGGGGCTGCTCGCGTTCCTCGTCGCGCACGTGCTCTACGTGCGCGCGTACACGAGCGACACGCGCGCGCTCCATCCGGCACGCGCGCTGCCAGCGTACGCGTACGGCGCGCTGATGCTCGCCGCGCTCTGGCCCGGTCTCGGCGGCATGGTCGCGCCGGTGGTGCTCTACACGCTCGTCATCTGCACGATGCTGTGGCGCGCTGCGGCGCGCCTGGGGCACGTGGACGCGGCGAGCGCGCGGCTCGCGCTGAGCGGCGCGATCGTCTTCGCGCTGAGCGACTCGATGATCGCGCTCGGACGCTTCGGCACGCACCTGCTGTCCGAGAGCGTGCGCACCGGATGGCCGCTCCGCCTCGCGATCATCACGACGTACTGGCTCGGGCAGTGGGCGATCGCCGCCTCGGCGCGACGCTGA
- a CDS encoding response regulator translates to MSDQQHASSSVPRLRLTSVPMVLIVDDHIDTAEMFAECLRLIGARSIVTSSVAQAEALLGMLQVDAVVTDYAMPGEDGLSLVRKIRASDGGDALPVVMVSAHDRDGNVAEGARALGADFVAKPVDGHRLIDVVRAALSDEARRRAERATDPAPEPLPVARELIELPPDDWKRDPRREE, encoded by the coding sequence ATGTCGGACCAACAGCACGCTTCGTCGTCGGTTCCGCGCCTTCGTCTGACGTCGGTGCCGATGGTGCTCATCGTCGACGATCACATCGACACCGCGGAGATGTTCGCGGAATGCCTACGTCTCATCGGCGCTCGCTCGATCGTCACGTCGAGCGTCGCCCAGGCCGAGGCATTGCTCGGGATGCTCCAGGTCGACGCGGTGGTCACGGACTACGCGATGCCCGGGGAGGACGGGCTCAGCCTCGTCCGGAAGATCCGCGCATCCGACGGCGGCGACGCGCTGCCGGTCGTGATGGTCTCGGCCCACGACCGCGACGGCAACGTCGCGGAAGGAGCGCGCGCGTTGGGCGCGGACTTCGTCGCGAAGCCGGTCGACGGCCATCGGCTGATCGACGTCGTGCGCGCGGCGCTCTCCGACGAAGCGCGGCGGCGCGCCGAGCGGGCGACCGATCCCGCGCCCGAGCCGCTTCCCGTCGCGCGCGAGCTCATCGAGCTCCCGCCCGACGACTGGAAGCGCGATCCGCGCCGCGAGGAGTGA
- a CDS encoding DAPG hydrolase family protein, with amino-acid sequence MTRPLPDPIVVPWTMKPLESAPVARLDHLDDGRMHLSIVHDVLHGVTPEMLRWWFRNMHGAMEIEGRAYPRYRVWHPLDHVEHEYVRNPPGGAGPGSIFHIHEVLGRNPAWRVDVLTDVTRLDVGGFAHRPRLHGIRGLVRMDYAFERVAGGTRYVNSMTIGAPVPPALRGVNAALLRVGFPEEKGRAWLKHNVEEVGNFEFFLPALYAAQK; translated from the coding sequence ATGACGCGACCGCTTCCCGACCCGATCGTGGTGCCCTGGACGATGAAGCCGCTCGAGTCCGCGCCGGTGGCGCGCCTCGACCATCTCGACGACGGCCGCATGCACCTCTCGATCGTGCACGACGTGCTCCACGGCGTGACGCCCGAGATGCTGCGCTGGTGGTTCCGCAACATGCACGGGGCGATGGAGATCGAGGGCCGCGCGTACCCGCGCTACCGCGTGTGGCACCCGCTCGATCACGTCGAGCACGAGTACGTGCGCAACCCGCCGGGTGGCGCGGGGCCGGGCTCGATCTTCCACATCCACGAGGTGCTCGGGCGCAACCCCGCGTGGCGCGTCGACGTGCTCACCGACGTGACGCGGCTCGACGTCGGTGGCTTCGCGCACCGGCCGCGCCTGCACGGCATCCGAGGCCTGGTGCGCATGGACTACGCGTTCGAGCGCGTCGCGGGAGGCACGCGCTACGTGAACTCGATGACGATCGGAGCGCCGGTGCCGCCCGCGCTGCGCGGAGTGAACGCAGCGCTGCTGCGCGTGGGGTTCCCCGAGGAGAAGGGGCGCGCCTGGCTGAAGCACAACGTCGAGGAGGTGGGGAACTTCGAGTTCTTCCTCCCTGCGCTCTACGCGGCGCAGAAATGA